One Ranitomeya imitator isolate aRanImi1 chromosome 1, aRanImi1.pri, whole genome shotgun sequence DNA window includes the following coding sequences:
- the LOC138667181 gene encoding uncharacterized protein, translating to MPVCWITGCKYTPGRVHNGHEIKLHSFPNSLPRIKDWLLQMGQKFKDIDNVARQILDNKQRKCNKFRLCSLHFSDNSFIVNVLSRTLRPNAVPTIFDNVPFNSQKVNEDLSLRKTFKRKREQKTSLCAMTSQYPSLPLSIKSEVLDDFPLYTTSTENDMETCSNASQGEDLSSEIITVSIKSEDLDDLPENSTSTESLIESSDSAVDESEKTKSHQDAQTQTEFTFKNSIIYLLDNDFLTGNPPIDPCGPPYCSLQNPIVALNCLIQAPRSSS from the coding sequence ATGCCGGTTTGTTGGATTACAGGCTGTAAATACACCCCGGGACGGGTTCATAATGGCCATGAGATCAAACTACACTCTTTTCCAAATTCATTGCCAAGAATAAAAGACTGGCTTCTACAAATGGGGCAAAAGTTCAAGGACATTGACAATGTCGCCAGACAAATTTTGGACAACAAGCAAAGGAAATGCAACAAGTTTCGCCTTTGTTCTCTGCACTTTTCTGATAACAGTTTTATCGTCAATGTTCTCAGTCGAACACTACGTCCAAATGCCGTCCCCACCATTTTTGATAATGTACCATTTAATTCACAAAAGGTGAATGAAGATTTATCTCTAAGAAAAACTTTCAAAAGGAAGAGAGAACAGAAAACGTCGCTTTGTGCGATGACCTCTCAATATCCATCACTACCGCTGTCAATTAAGTCAGAAGTTCTGGACGACTTTCCGTTGTATACTACATCAACTGAAAATGATATGGAAACCTGCAGTAATGCCAGCCAAGGCGAAGATCTGTCATCCGAAATAATAACTGTGTCCATTAAATCCGAAGATCTGGATGATTTGCCAGAAAACTCTACATCTACGGAAAGTCTAATAGAAAGCAGTGACAGTGCTGTAGATGAAAGTGAAAAGACAAAATCTCATCAGGACGCCCAAACTCAAACGGAGTTCACCTTCAAAAATTCCATTATTTACTTACTGGACAATGACTTCTTGACGGGCAATCCTCCAATCGACCCTTGTGGTCCACCATACTGTTCCCTCCAGAATCCAATTGTGGCACTAAACTGTCTTATTCAGGCCCCTCGTAGCTCGTCATAG